From Mobula hypostoma chromosome 8, sMobHyp1.1, whole genome shotgun sequence, the proteins below share one genomic window:
- the LOC134350191 gene encoding zinc finger protein 420-like, which produces MEFTQPSIVKRHQHVHIRERLFTCSNCGKGFTRASGLQTHQSVHTGERPFTCSECGKGFSQSSHLKVHQRVHTGEKPFTCSDCGKGFTWSSQLKVHQRIHTGEKPFTCSDCGKCFTQSCDLQTHQLVHTGERPFTCSDCGKGFTQTYDLMAHQRVHTGEKPFTCSACGKGFTHTSNLQRHLRVHTGERPFTCTVCGKGFTHSSNLQAHQSVHTGERPFTCSDCGKGFTQSFYLLAHKLVHTKEMLFTCSDCGKGFTRSSQLKVHQRVHTGERPFTCSDCGKGFTRSYDLLAHQRVHTGEKPFTCSDCGKGFTRSSQLKVHQRVHTGDKPVTCSDCGMGFTSSSNLQRHLRVHTGERPFTCSVCGKGFSRLSILQVHQLVHTGERPFTCSVCRKGFTNSSNLQRHQRVHTGEKPFTCSDCGKRFTQLSILQTHQSVHTGERPFTCSDCGKGFIQSSQLKVHLRVHTGERPFTCSYCGKGFTRSYDVLAHQRVHTGERPFICSDCGKGFTQSSHLKVHQRVHTGERPFICSDCGKGFIRSTDLLAHQRIHTRERLFTCLDCGNDSH; this is translated from the coding sequence ATGGAATTCACTCAGCCATCCATCGTGAAGAGACACCAGCACGTTCACATTAGGGAGAGACTGTTCACCTGCTCaaattgtgggaagggattcactcgggcATCTGGCCTACAGAcgcaccagtcagttcacactggggagaggccatttacttgctctgaatgtgggaaaggattctctcagtcatctcatctgaaggtacatcagcgagttcacactggggaaaaaccgttcacttgctcagactgtgggaagggattcacttggtcatctcaactgaaggtacatcagcgaattcacactggggagaagccgttcacctgttcagactgtgggaagtgtTTCACTCAGTCATGTGATCTACAGACACATCAGTTAgtgcacactggggagaggccattcacctgctcggactgtgggaagggattcactcagacaTATGACCTAATGGCAcaccaacgagttcacactggggagaaaccgttcacGTGCTCAgcctgtgggaaaggattcactcacaCATCAAACCTACAGAGACACCTGCgtgttcacacaggggagaggccgttcacctgtactgtgtgtgggaagggattcactcactcatccaacctacaggcacaccagtcagttcacactggggagaggccgttcacctgctcagattgtgggaagggattcactcagtcattttACCTACTGGCACACAAGTTAGTTCACACTAAGGAGAtgctgttcacctgctctgactgtgggaagggatttactcggtcatctcaactgaaggtacatcagcgagttcacactggagagaggccattcacctgctcagactgtggaaaaGGATTTACTCGGTCATATGACCTGCtagcacaccagcgagttcacactggtgagaaaccgttcacctgctcagattgtgggaagggattcactcggtcatctcaacttaaggtacaccagcgagttcacactggggataaGCCagtcacctgctcagactgtgggatgggATTCACTAGCTCATCCAACCTGCAGAGACAcctgcgagttcacactggggaacggccgttcacctgttctgtgtgtgggaagggattcagtcggttATCCATCCTACAGGTGCACCagttagttcacactggggagaggccattcacctgctcagtctgtagAAAAGGATTCACTAactcatccaacctacagagacaccagagagttcacacaggggagaaaccattcacctgctcagactgtgggaaaagaTTCACTCAATTATCCATCCTacagacacaccagtcagttcacactggagagaggccattcacctgctcagactgtgggaagggattcattcaatCCTCTCAACTTAAGGTACATttgcgagttcacactggggagaggccattcacctgctcatactgtgggaaaggatttacTCGGTCATATGACGTACTggcacatcagcgagttcacactggggagaggccattcatctgctcagactgtgggaagggattcactcagtcatctcatctgaaggtacatcagcgagttcacactggggagaggccattcatctgctcagactgtgggaagggattcattcgaTCAACTGACCTATTGGCACACCAGCGCATTCACACTagggagaggctgttcacctgcttAGACTGTGGGAATGATTCACATTGA
- the LOC134351176 gene encoding gastrula zinc finger protein XlCGF57.1-like: MRDIRGSPGIIAPAHLIAWALPASSEARSFQGSAQKFQVAVMLPPERSKPPLEQKKKEEIHTGERPYICSDCGRELTLSSHLMAHQSVHTGEMLFICSDCGKGFTQSSQLKVHQRVHTEERPFTCSECGKGFTQLCNLQAHQLVHTGERPFTCSDCGKGFTRSSQLKAHQRVHTGERLFTCSDCGKGFPYSSHLKAHQRVHTGEMPFTCSDCGKEFSRSSQLKVHQRVHTGERPFTCSYCGKSFSQSSHLKAHQRVHTGERPFTCTDCGKGFTLSSYLLAHQSVHTGERPFICTDCGKGFTRSSQLKVHQQVHTGERPFICSDCGKGFSRSFQLKAHQRIHTGEMPFNCSDCRKGFPYLSHLKDHQRVHTGEWPFSCSDCGKGFTHSSSLQRHQRVHTGERPFTCSVCGRGFTHSSSLLSHQSVHTGERPFTCSDCGKGFPQSFQLKLHQRVHTGERPFTCTDCGKGFTRSSHLVTHYRVHTGERPFTCSECGKGFTQSSHLVAHYRVHTGEKV, from the exons ATGCGCGACATCCGGGGATCACCTGGTATCATTGCGCCTGCGCACTTGATCGCCTGGGCACTGCCGGCGAGTTCCGAAGCGCGGAGTTTTCAGGGTAGCGCTCAGAAATTCCAG gtggcagtaatgcTTCCTCCTGAGAGGAGCAAGCCGCCATTAGAAcaaaagaagaaggaggag attcacactggggagaggccatacatctgctcagactgtgggagagaATTGACTCTGTCATCCCATCTaatggcacaccagtcagttcacactggggagatgtTGTTCAtttgctcagattgtgggaagggattcactcagtcatctcaactaaAGGTCCATCAGCGAGTTCATACtgaggagaggccattcacctgctcagagtgtgggaagggattcactcagttatgCAACCTACAGGCACACCAAttagttcacactggagagaggccattcacctgctcagattgtgggaagggattcactcggtcatctcaactgaaggcacaccagcgagttcacacaggggagaggctgtttacctgctcagactgtgggaagggatttcctTATTCATCCCATCTGAAGGCACATCaaagagttcacactggggagatgccattcacctgctcggactgtgggaaagAATTCTCCCGATCATcacaactgaaggtacatcagcgagttcacactggagagaggccgttcacctgctcataCTGCGGGAAGAGTTTCTCTCAGTCATCTCATCTGAAggcacatcagcgagttcacactggggagaggccattcacctgcacagactgtgggaaaggattcactctgTCATCCTACCttctggcacaccagtcagttcacactggggagagaccgttcatctgtacagattgtgggaagggattcactcgatcatctcaactgaaggtccatcagcaagttcacactggggagaggccgttcatctgctctgattgtgggaagggattctctcGGTCATTTCAGCTGAAGgcacatcagcgaattcacactggggagatgcCTTTCAACTGCTCAGACTGTAGGAAGGGATTTCCTTACTTATCTCATCTGAAGGATCATCAgagggttcacactggggagtggccatttagctgctcagactgtgggaaaggattcactcactcatccagcctacagagacaccagcgagttcacactggggagaggccgttcacctgttctgtgtgtgggaggggattcactcactcatccaGCCTACtgtcacaccagtcagttcacactggggagaggccattcacctgctcagactgtgggaagggatttcctCAGTCATTTCAACTGAAactacatcagcgagttcatactggggagaggccattcacctgcacagactgtgggaagggattcactcggtcatcccaccTTGTGACGCACtaccgagttcacactggggagaggccgttcacctgctctgaatgtgggaagggattcactcaatcatccCACCTTGTGGCACACtaccgagttcacactggggaaaaggTCTAA